In Erigeron canadensis isolate Cc75 chromosome 7, C_canadensis_v1, whole genome shotgun sequence, one DNA window encodes the following:
- the LOC122607806 gene encoding protein TIC 56, chloroplastic: MASINFNPFGENWFKKPPNPLQPINFQSLTESLNPFKPNSNSSPFAAISISNPFKKKPDPEPERPKPGTYKKMLEQFYWESENRPDYRHTPEVEKVLKDDPFFEIKENPTREEIEENERWLKEFRENPVVKFLVRAEEVADELNDMELKANSEPYRWEDKKYWKSIPHVIGPDGRPMVRKAIKTKKESDDKFWDFAKQFFFGLWGFRQRPYPPGRPIDVSQAVGYKRLEKRYYDFIMRSGGFYYKDRIGRTRGPCELIQLKTAWGAGIIDKHTFIWGEDLDEWVPIGMLYGMERAIATWEVRLGAAATAFIHKLQKGIPPWAPLKGFEKKSLKQLQDEAYESKKRDLAVLEANDGIWPGVRIPSHALFLWASGAELTTILEQDHMPNKYIPKDMRKQLQKAIPGLRPWEVLSVEQAMDQITYGGEWYREPLGAYTTGPPYIQDWNEDVEDFIDSYQQFTEVMCEFLEEAIPGFDKVLDKVDAEAEEKYRRRMESGKKKIEAIKRARRPKRVDPDDDEDDL; the protein is encoded by the exons ATGGCATCAAttaatttcaacccatttggtGAAAACTGGTTCAAGAAACCCCCAAACCCTTTACAACCCATAAATTTCCAATCTTTAACAGAATCTTTAAACCCATTTAAACCCAATTCCAATTCCAGCCCATTTGCAGCTATTTCCATTTCCAACCCATTCAAGAAAAAGCCCGACCCAGAACCCGAAAGACCCAAACCCGGAACTTACAAGAAAATGCTTGAACAGTTCTACTGGGAATCTGAAAACCGGCCTGATTATAGACACACCCCTGAAGTTGAAAAGGTTTTGAAAGATGACCCGTTTTTTGAAATCAAAGAAAACCCGACCCGAGAAGAGATTGAAGAGAATGAGAGATGGTTAAAGGAGTTTAGAGAAAACCCAGTTGTGAAATTTTTGGTCCGGGCAGAGGAAGTTGCAGATGAGCTAAATGACATGGAACTTAAGGCGAATTCGGAACCGTATCGATGGGAGGATAAAAAGTATTGGAAATCCATACCACATGTGATTGGCCCAGATGGTAGACCTATGGTTAGGAAAGCTATAAAGACTAAGAAAGAATCTGATGATAAGTTTTGGGATTTTGCTAAGCAGTTTTTTTTCGGGTTGTGGGGTTTTAGGCAACGCCCGTATCCGCCGGGCAGGCCCATTGATGTTTCTCAGGCTGTTGGGTATAAGAGGCTTGAGAAAAGATATTATGATT TTATTATGAGGTCTGGTGGATTTTACTACAAAGACCGGATAGGTCGAACAAGAGGACCCTGTGAATTGATACAGCTTAAGACCGCATGGGGCGCTGGAATTATTGATAAACATACTTTTATTTGGGGCGAAGACTTGGATGAGTGGGTCCCAATCGGTATGCTTTATGGTATGGAGCGTGCAATTGCCACTTGGGAAG TGAGATTGGGTGCTGCAGCCACCGCTTTCATTCACAAACTGCAAAAGGGTATACCTCCATGGGCCCCCCTAAAAGGTTTCGAGAAAAAAAGCCTTAAGCAACTTCAGGATGAAGCATATGAAAGCAAGAAACGGGATTTAGCTGTACTAGAAGCTAATGATGGGATCTGGCCGGGCGTGAGAATCCCTAGTCATGCTCTGTTTCTTTGGGCCAGTGGCGCTGAGCTCACAACAATTTTGGAACAAGACCACATGCCCAACAAATACATACCGAAAGATATGAG GAAACAGCTGCAAAAAGCTATTCCAGGGTTGAGGCCATGGGAGGTACTAAGTGTAGAACAAGCCATGGATCAGATAACGTATGGCGGTGAATGGTATCGTGAACCTCTTGGTGCATATACAACCGGGCCTCCATACATTCAGGATTGGAATGAAGATGTCGAG GACTTCATTGACTCGTACCAACAATTCACTGAAGTGATGTGTGAGTTTTTGGAAGAAGCTATTCCTGGGTTCGACAAGGTATTGGACAAGGTTGATGCAGAAGCTGAGGAGAAATACAGAAGACGGATGGAAAGCGGGAAGAAAAAGATTGAAGCAATAAAGCGGGCTCGACGCCCAAAACGAGTTGATCCCGATGACGATGAAGATGATCTATGA
- the LOC122607337 gene encoding abscisic acid receptor PYL4-like encodes MLSNPQKSPSFLLDRVITPATNTGGCGTKVPFQSASIQVPDSVARYHTQQLVDPNQCCSAVIQQINAPISTVWSVLRRFDNPQAYKHFVKSCHVIVGNGDVGTLREIHVISGLPAARSTERLEILDDERHVISFSVVDGDHRLANYRSVTTLHPTPAGNGTVVVESYVVDTPPGNTKEETCVFVDTIVKCNLQSLAQIAETKVLQRN; translated from the coding sequence ATGCTTTCTAACCCACAAAAATCACCATCTTTTCTACTAGATAGAGTCATAACACCCGCAACAAATACTGGCGGATGTGGTACAAAAGTACCGTTTCAATCCGCTAGTATACAGGTACCGGACTCTGTAGCCCGGTACCACACACAACAGCTGGTTGATCCCAACCAGTGTTGTTCAGCCGTCATCCAACAGATCAACGCACCAATTTCTACCGTTTGGTCCGTTCTCCGTCGTTTTGACAACCCACAAGCATACAAACATTTTGTCAAAAGCTGCCACGTCATCGTCGGTAATGGTGACGTAGGAACATTAAGAGAAATCCATGTCATTTCAGGCTTACCTGCAGCTCGTTCAACCGAACGTCTAGAGATACTAGACGATGAACGCCACGTCATCAGCTTTAGTGTAGTCGACGGTGATCACCGGCTAGCCAACTACCGGTCGGTGACCACCCTCCACCCTACACCGGCCGGAAATGGGACAGTTGTGGTGGAGTCATATGTTGTTGATACACCACCAGGGAatactaaagaagaaacatgtGTGTTTGTTGATACTATTGTGAAATGTAACCTTCAATCTTTAGCTCAGATCGCCGAGACTAAAGTACTTCAGCGAAACTGA
- the LOC122606582 gene encoding protein trichome birefringence-like 34 has product MVRKNCAMGSLDMHTMIHCSIIIFFLGGLATMSYYNQDADKNNIEVSLLAATTSSYSNTTTSTKVLDHHLKQMKINNAAPPTHTCDLFSGRWVYDNKSSHYPLYKEAECPYLEDSFACQTYGRKDTNYLQWRWQPHHCDFPGFDSKAVVEKLKGKRVLFVGDSLNRNQYNSMICMLHSSIHGKKKVDGDGGNLHTFRATDHNISIDFYWAPMLVESIGDSPTSHHSNDRVVRMKTIEKHSRHWINADVLVFNSYHWWRSPVVKLAQSVETSLDGPNQVYEQIDYLTAYKMALKAWSKWALTQVDHSKTKMFFMGATPTHSRAKDWRGQYYPNCYGETEPLKEGELVRVTGIDSNMLNILESSLRKLKAKGVNVDIINITQLTQYRKDGHTTVYRKYWRPLTELQIKQPELASDCSHWCLPGVPDIWNELLLAFIFR; this is encoded by the exons atGGTTAGGAAGAATTGTGCAATGGGTTCATTGGACATGCACACCATGATCCATTGTAGCATAATTATTTTCTTCCTTGGAGGATTAGCAACTATGAGTTACTATAATCAAGATGCCGATAAAAACAACATTGAAGTTTCTCTACTTGCGGCTACAACATCATCGTATTCAAATACTACTACGAGTACAAAAGTTTTAGATCATCATTTGAAACAAATGAAGATCAATAACGCCGCGCCACCAACTCACACATGTGATTTGTTCTCTGGCCGATGGGTTTATGATAACAAGAGTAGTCATTACCCTTTGTATAAAGAAGCTGAGTGCCCGTATCTTGAGGATTCTTTCGCTTGCCAAACTTATGGAAGAAAGGATACGAATTATCTTCAATGGAGATGGCAACCCCATCACTGCGACTTCCCTGG GTTTGATAGCAAAGCAGTAGTAGAGAAGCTAAAGGGTAAAAGGGTATTGTTTGTGGGGGATTCCTTAAACAGGAATCAATACAATTCTATGATTTGCATGCTTCATTCATCAATCCACGGGAAAAAGAAAGTTGATGGAGACGGCGGTAACCTACATACTTTCAGGGCGACT GACCACAATATATCCATTGACTTCTACTGGGCTCCAATGCTAGTCGAATCGATTGGGGACAGTCCAACTAGCCATCATTCTAATGATAGAGTTGTTCGAATGAAAACCATTGAGAAGCATTCTAGGCATTGGATTAATGCAGATGTACTCGTCTTTAATTCATATCATTGGTGGAGATCACCTGTAGTTAAGCTCGC GCAAAGTGTAGAAACAAGCTTGGATGGTCCTAATCAAGTATATGAGCAAATCGATTATCTGACTGCCTACAAGATGGCTCTCAAAGCTTGGTCCAAATGGGCACTTACCCAAGTTGATCACTCCAAAACCAAGATGTTTTTCATGGGGGCTACACCAACTCATTCGAG GGCTAAAGACTGGAGAGGACAGTACTATCCAAATTGTTATGGAGAAACAGAGCCACTGAAAGAGGGTGAATTAGTAAGGGTAACCGGAATAGATTCGAATATGTTGAATATATTAGAGTCATCATTGAGAAAGTTGAAAGCCAAGGGGGTAAATGTAGATATTATAAACATAACACAACTAACACAATACAGAAAAGACGGGCATACCACTGTTTACAGGAAATATTGGCGTCCCTTAACCGAGCTTCAAATTAAGCAGCCAGAACTCGCTTCTGATTGTTCACATTGGTGTCTTCCCGGCGTTCCTGATATATGGAATGAACTTCTGCTGGCTTTTATTTTCCGATAA
- the LOC122608146 gene encoding uncharacterized protein LOC122608146 has translation MEDSMIDRPSMAFDEKVNIIGNKRDRNGDEEIVLGRLEKRPSGILGVDEEGKQNNGGIIDTFISNVFHNKNNESVTTKEECEVVEDKGDSLGVDENVENGGREGGGEGGVVVIKDFFSNIFQRNGNDDNINEAKNDPVNEVVDKKEDEVGTIYIDGNFENGGGEELKDLNNAEKLVEKHDVVVGSDHLPSKDLEAGNKSKMKPDDYSERVFFLNNN, from the exons ATGGAAGATAGTATGATAGATAGGCCAAGTATGGCATTTGATGAGAAAGTAAATATTATTGGCAACAAGAGAGATAGAAATGGTGATGAAGAAATCGTTTTGGGAAGGCTAGAAAAGAGGCCAAGTggaattttaggtgttgatgaaGAAGGAAAACAAAATAATGGTGGTATTATTGACACTTTCATTTCAAATGTGTTTCACAATAAGAATAATGAAAGTGTTACTACAAAAGAAGAATGTGAAGTAGTCGAAGACAAAGGAGACAGTTTAGGTGTCGATGAGAATGTCGAAAATGGTGGTCGTGAAGGAGGAGGAGAAGGTGGAGTCGTCGTCATCAAAGATTTCTTTTCAAACATATTTCAACGTAATGGAAATGATGATAACATTAATGAAGCAAAAAATGATCCTGTTAACGAAGTTGTGGACAAAAAGGAAGACGAGGTAGgtactatatatattgatggCAACTTCGAAAATGGTGGTGGTGAAGAACTAAAGGATCTTAATAATGCTGAAAAGCTAGTCGAGAAGCACGATGTAGTAGTAGGGTCTGATCATTTGCCTAGTAAAGATCTTGAAGCAG GAAACAAGTCGAAAATGAAGCCAGATGATTATTCCGAAAGAGTATTTTTCTTGAACAACAATTGA
- the LOC122607625 gene encoding gamma-interferon-responsive lysosomal thiol protein-like isoform X1, whose amino-acid sequence MASSYKMLILFFILTMAKSYCVKEKVSVALYYEALCPYCSDFIVNQLGKALFQDNLVSIVDLKMVPWGNTQLAPNNAWICQHGPDECSIDVAEACAIELLPQQGQGFKLIECIENLNLEGRHNEWKSCMGLLKVNPKPIMDCHQTKQGFDLELKFAEETNQLKPPHRFVPWVLVNNNPLQEDYPNFAAYVCKAYNGQNRPKACEQHVLEANSVKERNSSVCYRGENRHSSIPFNYNF is encoded by the exons ATGGCCTCTTCTTATAAGATGCTTATATTGTTCTTCATATTGACAATGGCAAAATCATATTGTGTTAAGGAGAAAGTGAGTGTAGCATTGTACTATGAAGCTTTATGTCCATATTGTTCAGATTTCATTGTGAATCAACTTGGGAAAGCATTGTTTCAAGACAATCTAGTCTCTATTGTAGACCTTAAGATGGTCCCTTGGGGTAATACACAATTAGCCCCTAACAATGCTTGGATTTGTCAA CATGGCCCTGATGAATGTTCGATTGACGTAGCAGAAGCTTGTGCAATCGAGTTGTTGCCTCAACAG gGACAAGGGTTTAAGTTGATTGAGTGCATTGAAAACTTGAATTTGGAAGGAAGGCATAATGAATGGAAATCTTGTATGGGCTTACTAAAAGTGAACCCAAAACCCATCATGGATTGTCATCAAACTAAACAGGGCTTTGAT CTTGAGCTAAAGTTTGCTGAGGAGACAAACCAACTGAAACCACCTCATAGATTTGTACCATGGGTTCTGGTCAATAACAACCCACTTCAAGAG GATTACCCAAATTTTGCTGCATACGTTTGCAAAGCCTACAATGGACAAAACAGACCGAAAGCTTGTGAGCAACATGTACTCGAGGCTAATTCTGTCAAAGAGAGAAACTCCAGCGTTTGCTATCGTGGTGAAAACAGGCACTCCTCCATACCGTTCAACTATAACTTCTAG
- the LOC122606970 gene encoding 40S ribosomal protein S4-like yields MARGLKKHMKRLNAPKHWMLDKLGGAFAPKPSSGPHKSRECLPLILILRNRLKYALTYREVQSILMQRHVLVDNKVRTDKTYPAGFMDVVSIPKTNESFRLLYDTKGRFRLHSIRDEESKFKLCKVRSVQFGSKGIPYINTYDGRTIRYPDPLIKANDTIKLDLDSNKIVDFIKFDVGNVVMVTGGRNTGRVGILKNREKHKGSFETVHIQDATGHEFATRLGNVFTLGKGSKPWVSLPKGKGIKLTIIEEARKRRLAQEALA; encoded by the exons Atg GCTCGTGGattgaagaaacatatgaagaGGCTTAATGCCCCTAAGCATTGGATGCTCGATAAACTCGGTGGTGCTTTT GCCCCCAAACCATCATCTGGACCTCACAAATCTCGTGAATGTTTGCCTTTGATTCTCATTTTGAGGAATAGGTTGAAGTATGCGTTGACATACCGTGAGGTTCAATCTATCTTGATGCAACGACATGTTCTTGTTGACAACAAAGTCAGGACTGACAAGACTTACCCTGCTGGTTTCATGG ATGTTGTATCCATCCCCAAGACCAATGAAAGCTTCCGTCTTCTCTATGATACTAAAGGCAGATTCAGACTTCACTCTATCAGGGACGAGGAGTCAAAG TTCAAGCTATGCAAGGTTCGGTCAGTTCAGTTTGGCTCAAAGGGCATTCCCTACATTAACACCTATGATGGACGGACAATCCGCTATCCTGATCCTCTTATCAAGGCCAATGACACCATCAAGCTTGATCTAGACTCAAACAAGATTGTTGATTTTATTAAGTTTGATGTTGGAAATGTTGTTATGGTGACTGGTGGAAGAAACACAGGTCGTGTTGGTATCCTGAAGAACAGGGAAAAACATAAGGGCAGCTTTGAGACAGTTCACATTCAAGATGCTACCGGCCATGAGTTTGCTACCCGTTTGGGTAATGTCTTCACTCTTGGGAAGGGTTCAAAGCCTTGGGTGTCCCTACCTAAGGGCAAAGGTATCAAGCTAACCATCATTGAAGAAGCTAGGAAAAGGCGGTTAGCCCAGGAAGCCCTTGCTTAG